In Deltaproteobacteria bacterium, the DNA window CCGATTCAGCGACGGGTTCCGCTTCGGGCTGGGCGCGGAAGTGGGCATCAGCACCAACAAGATACACGCCCGGGGTCCCGTGGGCCTCGAGGGGCTGATGATCTACAAATGGCGTTTGATCGGCAACGGGCACATCGTCGCCGATTACACGGGCCAAAACGCGAAAGCCTTTACCCATCGAAAAATCTGAAGTCCGGCCTATAGCCATCATACGAACCACAAAGACACAAAGAACACAAAGGATAACACCGTGTCCCAGGCTGTTATGAAAGACGGCCGCCCCGTTCATTTATATATCAATAAACTAGTTGCTTTTAAAAATCTTTGGATAAATGCATAGATAATTGACCCACGGACAAAATCCATTCAGGAAAAGTAACATCATTCAAGGTGCGAGGAATATTAAACGTATGGACCGCAGACCCTATCTGAAGAACATCAAGCGGGCCGTCGTCAAGATCGGCAGCGGTGTGCTGACCCGTAAAAACGGCCTGAACCTCAACCTGATAGACGACATCACCACGGAAATCAGCAAGCTGCGTAAAAAAGGCGTCGAGATCATCCTGGTGTCCTCGGGCGCCATCGCCGCCGGGTTGAAAAAAAGGGGGCTCTCCAGACGGCCGGATTCAACCTCCCAGATGCAGGCCCTGGCAGCCATGGGGCAGAGCAGCCTCATCAGGGCCTACGAGGAAGCCTTTGCCAGGCACAACGCCCGCTGCGCCCAGGTTCTGCTGACGCGCGACGACCTCACCCACCGCCGGCGCTATCTGAATGCCAGAAACACGTTCCTCACGCTTTTATCCTGGGGCATCATCCCCATCGTCAACGAAAACGACACCGTGGTCGTGGACGAGATCAAATTCGGCGACAACGACAATCTCGGCGCCATGGTGACCAATCTGACAGAAGCCCAGCTCCTGATCAACCTGACCAACATAGACGGCCTGTACGACAGGGATCCGCGGCAGGACAAGGGGGCCAGACTCATTCCCGTCGTCGACAAGGTAGACCGGAGTCTCTCCAGGGCAGCTGGCTCCATTCCCGGGTTTCTGGGCACCGGCGGCATGACCACCAAACTGGCCGCAGCCAAAAAGGTGTCCCTGGGGGGCGTCCCCAGTGTCATCGCCAACGGACTCAAACCGGACGTGCTGAAAGACGTCTTTGCCGGAAAGCCCGTCGGCACGTTTTTCAAACCGAGTCCTGTTCATCTCAACAGCAAGAAGCAGTGGATTGCCTTTACCAAAAAGCCCACCGGTGAAATCGTCATCGATGCCGGAGCGGAAAAAGCCCTCCTGAAAAATGGAAAAAGCCTTTTGCCTTCGGGCATCGTCAACGTCCGGGGCCGCTTCAGCGTGGGCAACGTTGTGGCCATCAAGAACCTCGATCAGAAAAAAATAGCCGTCGGCCTGGTCAACTACAGCTCGACCAATTTGCAGCAGATCAAGGGGGCCAAAACAGCCGAGATCGAGTCCATCCTGGGTTACAAGCACGACGACGAAATCATTCATCGGGACAACCTGGTCCCGGCTGACATGCTGGCGGACCCCCATGAAACCGATTCCGACCGGAATTGAGCGGCAACCGAAAGGCCTTCCGCTACTCCCGCCTGGCGTCCATCGACGGCGGCGAAACGTTTTCAGATAATCATCTCTTTTTATGACTACAGGAAGTATTCTCTTTGGGCTTGCCGTCACATAAAGGCCGAGATTAATCTGCTTTCCGGCGCAGGTCTATACCAAAGTGGCTTCAAAGGTACTGTTACAAAACATCTAGTTGAGAGAGGTCACCGATAATGATGTAATCACCGCTTTTTAGCAATACTCTTTTTTATATGCTTTTTCGCTAATCAAAACTCGGAATCTCTCTATTTTTTCTTTTTATTGGCCACCCGATTCGTTGGAATATCATCCGTTAGTATAAGTTTATACTCAAGTAACTTCCTGCACCCGCAGAAGGCATCCTTTTGGACAATCTACCTTTTAGAAATCCAGAGTTGAAGTCAATTGCTGGTTGTATGTAAAGCAAACCGGGGGGCCTTATGGCCGCCCCGCTTATAATTTACCACTATATCTATTCAAGAAACACGTGCCTATCTAATTCTATTCTGTGCCCGCTAATATCCTTTGTTTTGACAAACGCCCTGTTATCGTTCGCTGAGCGTTTTGATGCCGGCGAATTTGGCTCCCATGGCGATGGCCGCAAGGGTGATGACGATCATAATGGTGGAAACCGCTGCCACAATGGGGCTGACCTCATATTTCAATGAGTTCCATATTTGAACCGGCAGGGTCATGGTTTCAGGAGCGGTCAGGAAAAGAGCGATCGAAAATTCACCGAATGAGGTGATAAAGGAAAAAATCATGGCGGTTAGAACACCGGTGCGGATGCAGGGTAAGGTGATCAGAAAAAAGGTTTTCACCGGCCCGGCCCCAAGATCTCGGGCGGCATCCTCAATTTCGAAGTCATAGCCGGACAAAACCGCCTGAACTAGAAGGAAAACCGTCGGGGTTGCCCACAGGCTGTGGCCGGCGATCACGATGGCGTAAGTGTTGGAAAGGCCGATGCGATGGGCGAACATCAACAGACAGATACCGATGATAATCCCGGGCACCAAAAAGGGCATCATAATGATCAAATTGATCACATTGCGACCACGGAAGGTGCGTTTCATATATCCCAACGCCGCCAATACTCCGACAGTCGTTGAAATGATCATCGTCGGCAGAGCAATGATCAGGCTGTTTTTAAACACCATGACCCACCAGTAATCTTCAAAAAAAGCCTTATACCACCTCAGCGATAGCCCCTCGGGCGGAAAAACGATGTAACTGCCCTTGTTAAAGGAAACCAGCATCGTTATGGCGATAGGTGCCAGAATAAAGGTCAAAACACATATTGTTACGACTGTAAGGGCCACCGCCGGCCAATCGATTCGGTAGTCTGTTAGGGCGGAATACGGTTTCATTATATTCACCGGATCATGTAATCGGCGTTTTTTTGGGTTAAGCGATTGCTGATAAACAGCACGCTGACAGAAATCATAAACAGGGTAAAGGCTATGCTGGCACCGAAAGGCCAGTTGAGAACCGTTAAAATCTGATCCGCCACTTCGATGGAAATCGTTCGTTGAGCGGACGAACCCAGTAACGAGGGAACTGCATATTCCCCCATTGACCAGACAAAGGCAAACAGTCCGCCGACGACAACGCCCGGAATGCTCAGTTTAAAAGTCACTTCATAGAAGCTCTGAAAGCGGCTGGCGCCAAGGTCCCGCGCCGCTTCGATCAGAGACCAGTCGATGCCCTCCATCACACTGATCATAATCAGCAGCACCCAGGGAAACACCATGTCCAGGAGCCCGATGACCACGGATAACGGCTGAAAAATCATGGACAGCGGCTGATCGATAAGACCGATGTTCAGCAACAGGGTATTGATCAGGCCTTTCTGTCCCAAAATCACAAACCAGCCGTAAATGCGCACGATCAGATTAGTCCACAGCGGAACGATTATCAGCAGTAGACAGATTATTTTTTTAAGGCCCTCGGCTCGAGACACATAATAGGCAACTGGATAGCCGGCAACTAGGGAAATGGAGGTGACTAGGACGGCGATCTTGAGGGTAAAAAAAATGACCCGCAGGTAGAACGGATCGGTTAAAAATTTAATGTAGCCATTCAAACTCAAGGCCGGGTGATAGACGCCCATACCAACGTTTTCGTAAAAACTGATGCGCAGCAGGCTGAAAATGGGGATGAAAAAAAAGACCAGCGCCATCAGGACCGAGGGTAAAAATATCCAAACAAACTTGCGTGCCTGGAAGACCTGCTTCAGTTGTACGGCCCATCCGGGATGATTATTTAAGGTCGGCAAAGCGGCTCCTCTTGCCGTTTAGGGTTATGCAGGCAGTACCAGGCAAGCACCGGGTTGAATTTCTAGATAAACGTCTTCGGTTGGATGCCAACAACTTTCACTGCCGGCGCCGACGACATCTTCCACCACAATCATTCGGTCACCGAAAGCCACCTGAAAGCGCTGGGTTGAACCCATAAATGTGACGTCCATCACTTTACCACGGAGCACATTTTCGGTGGCGGTCGAGGCCTGATGGCTGAGGGATATCTGTTCCGGCCGAATGCCGACAACGACATCTGTCGGGCAGGGCTCATCTCCAGTCCGCTGCGCCCTTATCCGTCCACCATCGTTGAGTTCCACCACCACGGTATCACCTTCCTGCGCCGCTATACACCCTGGCAAAAAATTGGTTTCTCCAATAAAATCAGAGGTAAATCGTGATACGGGATTAAAATAAATGTTGTGCGGTGAGCCGATTTGCTCGATCCGACCCTCGTTCATGACGACAATTCGATCTGCCATAGCCAGTGCTTCGGTCTGGTCGTGGGTGACAAACACCGTGGTAACGCTGACATTCTTCTGAATGCGTTTGATCTCAAAACGCATCTGCTGCCGAAGCTTGAGATCCAGGGCGCTTAACGGTTCATCCAACAACAGCACCGCCGGTTCCACCACCAGGGCCCGGGCCAGCGCCACACGCTGCTTTTGACCGCCGCTGAGTTGGGACGGGTATCGATTTTCCAATCCAGATAAATTCACCATTTCAAGGCATTCACGAACCTTGCGGACAATATCCTGGCGCGGCTTTTTTTTCATTTTCAGACCGAACCCGACATTTTCAGT includes these proteins:
- the proB gene encoding glutamate 5-kinase translates to MDRRPYLKNIKRAVVKIGSGVLTRKNGLNLNLIDDITTEISKLRKKGVEIILVSSGAIAAGLKKRGLSRRPDSTSQMQALAAMGQSSLIRAYEEAFARHNARCAQVLLTRDDLTHRRRYLNARNTFLTLLSWGIIPIVNENDTVVVDEIKFGDNDNLGAMVTNLTEAQLLINLTNIDGLYDRDPRQDKGARLIPVVDKVDRSLSRAAGSIPGFLGTGGMTTKLAAAKKVSLGGVPSVIANGLKPDVLKDVFAGKPVGTFFKPSPVHLNSKKQWIAFTKKPTGEIVIDAGAEKALLKNGKSLLPSGIVNVRGRFSVGNVVAIKNLDQKKIAVGLVNYSSTNLQQIKGAKTAEIESILGYKHDDEIIHRDNLVPADMLADPHETDSDRN
- a CDS encoding ABC transporter permease — its product is MKPYSALTDYRIDWPAVALTVVTICVLTFILAPIAITMLVSFNKGSYIVFPPEGLSLRWYKAFFEDYWWVMVFKNSLIIALPTMIISTTVGVLAALGYMKRTFRGRNVINLIIMMPFLVPGIIIGICLLMFAHRIGLSNTYAIVIAGHSLWATPTVFLLVQAVLSGYDFEIEDAARDLGAGPVKTFFLITLPCIRTGVLTAMIFSFITSFGEFSIALFLTAPETMTLPVQIWNSLKYEVSPIVAAVSTIMIVITLAAIAMGAKFAGIKTLSER
- a CDS encoding ABC transporter permease, whose amino-acid sequence is MPTLNNHPGWAVQLKQVFQARKFVWIFLPSVLMALVFFFIPIFSLLRISFYENVGMGVYHPALSLNGYIKFLTDPFYLRVIFFTLKIAVLVTSISLVAGYPVAYYVSRAEGLKKIICLLLIIVPLWTNLIVRIYGWFVILGQKGLINTLLLNIGLIDQPLSMIFQPLSVVIGLLDMVFPWVLLIMISVMEGIDWSLIEAARDLGASRFQSFYEVTFKLSIPGVVVGGLFAFVWSMGEYAVPSLLGSSAQRTISIEVADQILTVLNWPFGASIAFTLFMISVSVLFISNRLTQKNADYMIR
- a CDS encoding ABC transporter ATP-binding protein, translated to MAAMNDVELIGLTKRFKDTVAVDDINLEIKHGEFLFLLGPSGCGKTTTLRMIGGLEAPSAGTVKIKGQTVNGVPPEKRDTATVFQRWALFPHKTVTENVGFGLKMKKKPRQDIVRKVRECLEMVNLSGLENRYPSQLSGGQKQRVALARALVVEPAVLLLDEPLSALDLKLRQQMRFEIKRIQKNVSVTTVFVTHDQTEALAMADRIVVMNEGRIEQIGSPHNIYFNPVSRFTSDFIGETNFLPGCIAAQEGDTVVVELNDGGRIRAQRTGDEPCPTDVVVGIRPEQISLSHQASTATENVLRGKVMDVTFMGSTQRFQVAFGDRMIVVEDVVGAGSESCWHPTEDVYLEIQPGACLVLPA